In Dunckerocampus dactyliophorus isolate RoL2022-P2 chromosome 14, RoL_Ddac_1.1, whole genome shotgun sequence, one DNA window encodes the following:
- the LOC129194359 gene encoding zinc finger protein 572-like yields the protein MSPPLLFRAFINERLAAAAEEIFEFFERIVVKYEEEASSSQREIKRLRGVLLDFVSHQKTDFLPSAAHKEEHPPLQHLCQRESSVTVSRTEVESRQVKQENQALWEEGNQVQEDSYITYVPHSSAWEQDDNKVSLQMDFLESRGVETAPLLPPVRTLEASPLQDGQENQPQKTSTEQTFTDSSHFNLVTQDYRCHLCDKSFSFNHHLVNHALRIHWKDVCCAVCGESLESPIRLSEHLQSHRGSKTCPTCGKQCGSVSALAEHMTSHTGEKPHRCHMCGKECSRKGDLKIHMRIHTGEKPYCCSHCGKRFTHSGHLRKHLRSHTGERPHTCGVCGRGFLQSTHLKHHLTTHRPAS from the exons ATGTCGCCACCGCTGTTGTTTAGGGCCTTCATAAACGAACGCCTCGCTGCCGCCGCCGAGGAGATATTTGAGTTTTTTGAGCGAATAGTGGTCAAATACGAAGAAGAAGCTTCCAGCTCGCAGAGGGAGATAAAACGCCTCCGAGGGGTGCTGCTGGATTTTGTTTCACACCAGAAAACAG ACTTCTTGCCGTCAGCAGCCCATAAGGAGGAACAtccccccctgcaacatctctgcCAGCGGGAGTCAAGTGTGACCGTTAGTCGTACGGAAGTAGAGTCCCGCCAAGTTAAACAGGAAAATCAGGCACTGTGGGAAGAAGGCAACCAAGTCCAAGAGGATTCCTACATCACGTATGTGCCTCATTCTTCTGCTTGGGAGCAAGACGACAACAAAGTGTCTTTGCAGATGGATTTTCTGGAGTCACGAGGGGTGGAAACTGCACCCTTGCTGCCTCCTGTCCGCACACTTGAAGCATCTCCACTCCAGGATGGACAAGAGAATCAACCCCAAAAGACATCAACGGAGCAAACCTTCACAGATtcatcacattttaatttaGTTACGCAGGACTACCGCTGTCACCTATGTGACAAATCATTCTCCTTCAACCATCACCTGGTTAATCACGCTCTCCGCATCCACTGGAAGGACGTGTGCTGCGCCGTTTGCGGAGAGTCCCTGGAGTCTCCCATACGCCTCAGCGAGCACCTTCAGTCCCACCGGGGCTCCAAAACCTGCCCCACGTGCGGCAAGCAGTGCGGCAGCGTGAGTGCGCTGGCCGAGCACATGACCAGCCACACGGGCGAGAAGCCCCACCGCTGCCACATGTGTGGCAAGGAGTGCAGCCGCAAGGGCGATTTGAAGATACACATGAGGATCCACACGGGCGAGAAGCCTTACTGTTGCTCGCACTGCGGCAAGCGCTTCACGCACAGTGGGCACCTGAGAAAGCACCTCAGGAGCCACACGGGCGAGAGGCCGCACACGTGTGGCGTTTGCGGACGAGGGTTCCTGCAGAGCACGCACCTCAAGCATCACTTGACCACTCACCGGCCGGCATCTTGA